The proteins below are encoded in one region of Aquisphaera giovannonii:
- a CDS encoding HEAT repeat domain-containing protein, with protein MHDPHALDAADHDANLNGPGRIAGKPPELPDLPPVEAPSAGFVVQLFVIPAIVVAVVIFVWLLFGKLAGGERDPAEYVRRLRAGTGDWRSAFELASLIQNDARLAADPRLLGELTDLLDGELRGPTPATELTVYLIKTLGIFQTTEGTLDGGRKVDPIGTLVEATGSGRDQAIRMEAAASLARQAARLEGKLDDPRVPAALSAAATDGEPELRQVAVYALGFVGGDPAIESLRDRLRGDEDRFVRYNAAVALGRRGDPAAEGTLKEMLSPADLDRVVDAPNADEKLSRVESIELEALGAVRASISAGKLDLARALRPLVEGLTRSGLVSVRTTAQDVLQKLQGPAA; from the coding sequence GTGCACGACCCCCACGCCCTCGATGCCGCGGACCACGACGCGAACCTGAACGGCCCGGGCCGGATCGCGGGCAAGCCCCCGGAGTTGCCGGACCTGCCGCCGGTGGAGGCGCCCTCGGCCGGGTTCGTGGTCCAGCTCTTCGTGATCCCGGCCATCGTCGTGGCCGTGGTCATCTTCGTCTGGCTCCTCTTCGGCAAGCTCGCCGGCGGGGAGCGTGACCCGGCGGAGTACGTCCGCCGGCTCCGCGCGGGGACGGGAGACTGGCGGTCGGCGTTCGAACTGGCCAGCCTGATCCAGAACGACGCCCGGCTCGCCGCCGACCCGAGGCTGCTCGGCGAGCTGACCGACCTGCTCGACGGCGAGCTCCGGGGCCCGACGCCGGCCACCGAGCTGACGGTCTACCTGATCAAGACGCTGGGGATCTTCCAGACGACCGAGGGCACCCTCGACGGCGGCCGCAAGGTCGACCCGATCGGGACGCTCGTCGAGGCGACCGGGTCGGGGCGGGACCAGGCCATCCGGATGGAGGCCGCCGCCAGCCTCGCCAGGCAGGCCGCCCGCCTGGAGGGGAAGCTCGACGATCCGCGGGTCCCGGCCGCCCTCTCCGCGGCCGCCACCGACGGCGAGCCGGAGTTGCGGCAGGTGGCCGTCTACGCCCTCGGGTTCGTCGGCGGGGACCCGGCGATCGAATCGCTCCGGGATCGGCTCCGCGGCGACGAGGATCGCTTCGTCCGCTACAACGCGGCCGTCGCCCTCGGCCGCCGGGGGGATCCGGCCGCCGAGGGCACCCTCAAGGAGATGCTCTCCCCCGCGGACCTCGACCGCGTCGTGGATGCGCCCAACGCGGATGAGAAGCTGAGCCGCGTTGAATCCATCGAGCTCGAGGCGCTCGGCGCCGTCCGGGCGTCGATCTCCGCGGGGAAGCTCGACCTGGCCCGGGCACTCCGGCCCCTGGTCGAGGGGCTGACCCGGTCCGGGCTCGTCAGCGTCCGGACGACGGCGCAGGATGTCTTGCAAAAATTACAAGGCCCGGCCGCCTGA
- a CDS encoding class I SAM-dependent methyltransferase, translated as MLWRLSGIGTAMAAMAAAAGLLAGAAWAAQDAAPGGEKPPAKSQDAHGKKVDHRINAQFEKADIRDYIKRFESNDREVYARRMEIVESLGLRPGMAVADVGAGTGLFTRLMADAVGPTGKVYAVDVSKNFLGYIAARAKQDGQEQVVAVEGTQTSTNLKPGSVDLVFLCDVYHHLEDHEKVLASIRGALRQGGRLVLIEFDRVEGRSSKFVLDHIRADQATFRREIEAAGFGPVPDYKPPQMKENFVAVFAKR; from the coding sequence ATGCTTTGGAGACTGAGCGGGATCGGGACGGCGATGGCCGCGATGGCGGCCGCGGCCGGTCTCCTGGCGGGGGCGGCCTGGGCCGCACAGGACGCGGCGCCGGGGGGGGAGAAGCCGCCGGCGAAGTCGCAGGACGCGCACGGCAAGAAGGTGGACCATCGGATCAACGCCCAGTTCGAGAAGGCCGACATCCGCGATTACATCAAGAGGTTCGAGTCCAACGATCGCGAGGTGTACGCCCGGCGGATGGAGATCGTGGAGTCGCTGGGCCTGAGGCCCGGCATGGCCGTCGCCGACGTGGGGGCGGGAACGGGCCTGTTCACCCGCCTCATGGCCGACGCCGTCGGGCCCACGGGCAAGGTCTACGCGGTGGACGTTTCGAAGAACTTCCTGGGCTACATCGCCGCCCGGGCGAAGCAGGACGGCCAGGAACAGGTGGTCGCGGTCGAGGGGACCCAGACGTCGACGAACCTGAAGCCCGGCTCGGTGGACCTGGTCTTCCTCTGCGACGTCTATCACCACTTGGAGGACCACGAGAAGGTCCTCGCCTCGATCCGCGGCGCGCTCCGCCAGGGCGGCCGGCTCGTCCTCATCGAGTTCGACCGCGTGGAGGGCAGGAGCTCGAAGTTCGTGCTCGACCACATCCGCGCCGACCAGGCCACCTTCCGTCGCGAGATCGAGGCCGCCGGCTTCGGCCCGGTGCCGGACTACAAGCCCCCGCAGATGAAGGAGAACTTCGTGGCGGTCTTCGCGAAGCGCTGA
- a CDS encoding Uma2 family endonuclease, giving the protein MSTAFTPKEGLQRPKARKVVYPDSDGRPMSDNTRQFRWIVLIKEGLEILFRGRPDVFVAGDLLWYAEEGKPKVRMDPDAMVVFGRPKGDRGSYMQWVEEGIAPQVVFEVHSPGNRRATIDRKFRFYEDHGVQEYYYYNPDKGTLAGWRRVRGKLRPIARMDGYTSPLLGVRFELGTGPDSLRMIRPDGRAFRTPVELSENLDDAERHADAAEGRAAEAVQRAERLAARLRELGEEVD; this is encoded by the coding sequence ATGAGCACCGCATTCACCCCGAAGGAAGGCCTTCAACGTCCGAAGGCCCGCAAGGTCGTCTATCCCGACAGCGACGGTCGGCCCATGTCGGACAACACGCGGCAGTTCCGCTGGATCGTCCTCATCAAGGAGGGGCTGGAGATCCTCTTCCGCGGCCGCCCCGACGTCTTCGTCGCGGGCGACCTGCTCTGGTACGCCGAGGAGGGCAAGCCGAAGGTCCGCATGGACCCCGACGCCATGGTCGTCTTCGGCCGCCCGAAAGGGGACCGCGGCTCCTACATGCAGTGGGTGGAAGAGGGCATCGCACCGCAGGTCGTCTTCGAGGTCCACTCGCCGGGCAACCGCCGCGCCACGATCGACCGCAAGTTCCGCTTCTACGAGGACCACGGCGTCCAGGAATATTACTATTACAACCCGGACAAGGGGACTCTCGCGGGCTGGCGCCGCGTGCGGGGCAAGCTGCGGCCGATCGCCCGCATGGACGGCTACACCAGCCCGCTGCTGGGCGTCCGCTTTGAGTTGGGCACGGGCCCCGACAGCCTGAGGATGATTCGCCCGGACGGCCGGGCCTTCCGAACGCCCGTTGAACTCTCTGAGAACCTGGACGACGCCGAACGCCACGCCGACGCCGCGGAGGGCCGCGCCGCCGAGGCCGTGCAACGGGCCGAACGCCTCGCCGCCAGGTTGCGAGAACTGGGCGAGGAGGTTGACTGA
- a CDS encoding alpha-amylase family protein, which produces MRSLVGMEVGPTGAQFGSDPSDVGYAARFDGAEVVRRCADAGSEYVVIWARDGEYAYYDSKVVSKCPGLGGRDVLREAVEEGAHRGIPIIAYCVVQQGGHFLERHPEFAMRGADGAIIPGRFCLNSGYLETLKALATEMIAYGIAGFHIDMLDQGFGRPYGCWCEACRRLFEAEYHAKMPSGATWDEGWDHMLAFRYATSRRFERALHDHIKSVKPSVTVDFNYHGNPPFSVEVGQRPVAHGENGDFLTGETGVWGFSALGVGLNAEFYRAATPGKRFQVAMQRGVRMYHDQTTRPLNDIRWELSTLLAHGAFVTMVDKTGYDGSLDPVAYRRIGEAFRDARSGRGDLAGVPVQDVAIYFSSRTRDWFAREEPARMFRSFQGAHRAMVLEHVPWGVALDENAAEATLGAFPVVLLPNAAILSDEEVARLTRYVGAGGSLIVTGWSGTHGWRGEPRKGSSLEALIGARLVRRLDSEDNHVRLPATAPSALLAGIEPAWSFLVEGPACVYEPAAAKPIGELMAPHRTVRQEQGKEGTGWPMSAGEPVGPAVLLHELGKGRVLTFAASPDAATAGEHPIVEARKLLANAVRLVHPSPRVRVEAPAFVESVVADEPATRTLRVHLIAYASTPATTPATNRPAVIPGLIEDAPMYRVRVTLPSSPRSARAGRAGQPVAIEGSSVVATLGDVHEVIVIQY; this is translated from the coding sequence ATGCGTAGCCTCGTCGGCATGGAAGTCGGGCCGACCGGCGCCCAGTTCGGCTCCGACCCGTCGGACGTGGGGTACGCGGCGCGGTTCGACGGCGCCGAGGTCGTGCGGCGATGCGCGGACGCGGGGTCGGAGTACGTGGTGATCTGGGCCCGGGACGGCGAGTATGCGTACTACGACTCGAAGGTCGTCTCCAAGTGCCCGGGGCTGGGCGGGCGGGACGTGCTCCGCGAGGCCGTGGAGGAAGGGGCCCATCGCGGGATCCCGATCATCGCGTACTGCGTCGTCCAGCAGGGCGGGCACTTCCTGGAGCGGCACCCCGAGTTCGCCATGCGAGGGGCCGACGGCGCCATCATCCCGGGGCGGTTCTGCCTGAATTCGGGCTACCTCGAGACGCTGAAGGCGCTCGCGACGGAGATGATCGCCTACGGGATCGCGGGCTTCCACATCGACATGCTCGACCAGGGATTCGGCCGGCCCTACGGGTGCTGGTGCGAGGCCTGCCGCAGGCTCTTCGAGGCGGAATACCACGCGAAGATGCCGAGCGGGGCGACCTGGGACGAGGGATGGGATCATATGCTCGCCTTCCGGTACGCCACGAGCCGGCGGTTCGAACGGGCGCTCCATGATCACATCAAGTCCGTGAAGCCGTCCGTCACGGTGGACTTCAATTATCACGGCAACCCGCCGTTCTCGGTGGAGGTCGGCCAGCGGCCGGTGGCGCACGGCGAGAACGGCGACTTCCTCACGGGCGAGACGGGCGTCTGGGGCTTCAGCGCGCTGGGCGTGGGGCTGAACGCGGAGTTCTACCGGGCCGCGACGCCCGGCAAGCGATTCCAGGTCGCCATGCAGCGCGGGGTCCGGATGTACCACGACCAGACGACGCGGCCCCTGAACGACATCCGCTGGGAGCTCTCCACGCTCCTGGCCCACGGCGCCTTCGTGACGATGGTGGACAAGACCGGCTACGACGGCTCGCTCGACCCCGTCGCCTACCGTCGCATCGGCGAGGCCTTCCGCGACGCCAGGTCCGGCCGCGGCGACCTCGCGGGGGTCCCCGTCCAGGACGTCGCGATCTACTTCTCCTCCAGGACCAGGGACTGGTTCGCCCGCGAGGAGCCGGCCCGGATGTTCCGCTCCTTCCAGGGGGCGCACCGGGCGATGGTGCTGGAGCACGTCCCCTGGGGCGTCGCCCTCGACGAGAACGCGGCCGAGGCTACGCTCGGTGCCTTCCCGGTCGTGCTCCTGCCGAATGCCGCGATCCTCTCGGATGAAGAGGTCGCCCGGCTCACGCGCTACGTGGGGGCCGGCGGCTCGCTCATCGTGACGGGCTGGAGCGGGACGCACGGCTGGCGGGGCGAGCCTCGCAAGGGCTCCTCGCTCGAGGCCCTGATCGGCGCCCGGCTCGTCCGCAGGCTCGACTCGGAGGACAACCACGTCCGCCTCCCGGCGACCGCGCCCTCGGCACTCCTCGCCGGGATCGAGCCCGCCTGGTCGTTCCTCGTCGAGGGCCCGGCGTGCGTCTACGAGCCGGCCGCGGCGAAGCCGATCGGCGAGCTGATGGCCCCGCATCGGACGGTCCGCCAGGAGCAGGGCAAGGAGGGCACCGGCTGGCCGATGAGCGCGGGCGAGCCCGTCGGCCCGGCCGTCCTGCTGCACGAGCTGGGCAAGGGTCGCGTCCTGACCTTCGCCGCCTCGCCCGACGCGGCGACCGCGGGCGAGCACCCGATCGTCGAGGCGAGGAAGCTCCTGGCCAATGCCGTCCGGCTGGTCCATCCGTCCCCCCGCGTCCGCGTCGAGGCGCCCGCGTTCGTCGAGTCCGTCGTGGCCGACGAGCCCGCGACGCGAACCCTCCGCGTCCACCTGATCGCCTACGCGTCCACCCCGGCCACGACGCCCGCCACCAACCGCCCCGCCGTCATCCCCGGGCTCATCGAGGACGCCCCCATGTATCGCGTCCGCGTCACGCTCCCCTCCTCTCCCCGGTCCGCGCGGGCCGGGCGCGCGGGGCAGCCCGTCGCGATCGAGGGCTCGTCGGTCGTCGCGACGCTGGGCGACGTCCACGAGGTCATTGTCATCCAGTACTGA
- a CDS encoding glycoside hydrolase family 28 protein produces the protein MESLPMRPMARLYALRLMVLVPLSLLPAGGALAAPGEFDVRDHGAKGDGKTIDTDAINRTVAACGEAGGGVVRLPAGRYLSGTVRLRSGATLRLDAGAAIVGTPDLTAYEGFVPPAGAIEARWRNWHRALVLGVDVHDVAIVGEGMIDGNNVRDRHGEEGVRGPHAVLLGHSRGIAIRGVTVRDAANYAVMLEECSDVQVVGASFVGGWDGVHFRGWSEDEPCRDVSIVDCRFATGDDAIAGRYWRDVLIRGCEVNSSCNGIRLIGPAHGLIVHDCLFFGPGRRPHITSGRTKMLSGINLQPGAWDPTRGRLDDVLISDVTMRNVQTPVYLSVRDGNTCGTVTVERLSATGVYEAAISAEGWADRPIDRLVLRDVSAEFAGGGTKEQADRRVERPGIEARPLPAWGLFARNVGELALDGVRLRLATPDARPAIRAEHVGRMRVEDLRHDPRAGGGEAILVEDVGERVGGPSRP, from the coding sequence ATGGAGTCCCTGCCGATGCGCCCGATGGCCCGGCTCTACGCGTTGCGGCTGATGGTCCTCGTCCCCCTCTCGCTCCTGCCCGCGGGAGGGGCCCTGGCCGCGCCGGGGGAATTCGACGTCCGCGACCACGGCGCGAAGGGCGACGGCAAGACGATCGACACCGACGCCATCAACCGGACGGTCGCGGCGTGCGGCGAGGCCGGCGGCGGGGTCGTCCGGCTCCCGGCCGGGCGCTATCTCTCGGGGACGGTGAGGCTGCGGAGCGGGGCGACGCTGAGGCTCGACGCCGGCGCGGCGATCGTCGGCACGCCCGACCTGACGGCGTACGAGGGGTTCGTGCCGCCGGCCGGCGCGATCGAGGCTCGTTGGCGGAACTGGCATCGTGCGCTTGTGCTCGGCGTGGACGTCCACGACGTCGCGATCGTCGGCGAGGGGATGATCGACGGCAACAACGTCCGCGACAGGCACGGCGAAGAAGGCGTCCGCGGCCCGCACGCGGTGCTCCTCGGGCATTCTCGCGGCATCGCGATCCGCGGCGTCACCGTCCGCGACGCGGCCAACTATGCCGTGATGCTCGAGGAGTGCTCCGACGTGCAGGTCGTCGGGGCGAGCTTCGTCGGGGGCTGGGACGGCGTCCATTTCCGTGGCTGGAGCGAGGACGAACCTTGCCGGGACGTCTCGATCGTCGATTGCCGGTTCGCGACCGGCGACGACGCCATCGCGGGTCGGTACTGGCGGGACGTCCTCATCCGGGGTTGCGAGGTCAACTCCTCGTGCAACGGCATCCGACTCATCGGCCCGGCGCACGGGCTGATCGTCCACGACTGCCTCTTCTTCGGCCCGGGCAGGCGGCCGCATATCACCTCGGGCCGGACGAAAATGCTCTCGGGCATCAACCTCCAGCCGGGGGCGTGGGACCCGACGCGGGGGCGGCTGGACGACGTCCTGATCTCGGACGTGACGATGCGGAATGTCCAGACGCCCGTGTACCTCTCGGTCCGGGACGGGAACACCTGCGGCACCGTGACCGTCGAGCGGCTCTCGGCCACGGGAGTCTACGAGGCCGCGATCTCGGCCGAGGGCTGGGCGGACCGCCCCATCGATCGCCTCGTCCTCCGCGACGTCTCCGCCGAGTTCGCGGGCGGCGGCACGAAGGAGCAGGCGGATCGCCGCGTGGAGAGGCCGGGCATCGAGGCCCGCCCCCTGCCGGCCTGGGGCCTCTTCGCCCGCAACGTCGGCGAGCTCGCCCTGGACGGCGTCCGCCTCCGCCTCGCAACCCCCGACGCCCGCCCCGCCATCCGCGCCGAGCACGTCGGCCGCATGAGGGTCGAGGACCTCCGCCATGATCCTCGGGCCGGCGGCGGCGAGGCGATCCTCGTGGAGGATGTGGGCGAGCGGGTCGGCGGCCCATCGCGGCCGTGA
- a CDS encoding APC family permease, with protein sequence MPAEFGLPMATFLVIGSMVGVGVLTTSGYTMALVGSTRYMLLLWAAGGIVAICGALTLAELTAALPHTGGDYVYLHHAYGPLVAFLSGWVAFLIGFSGPCAAAAFASAKYVLAPFAIQGDRAVLAQRTLATAAVIGFATIHVSGRRRTARVQGLVTGLKVSLLGLLVTWGVAAGWPHRSNLNDPRPVDLTTAEAMLFSLVYIYYAYTGWNGASYLAGEIREPRRNLPRAILGGTGGVMILYLGLNAVYGLAVTPAELRAMADDPGNPEGPDVVAHVAEIAARRLFGPAWSAPLSVAIGLMLLSTLSAYLLAGPRVVYAMAKAGHFPAIAAGLSPSAGTPVAATALQVAAALVLLWTGSFEWIVVYASVGLSLFSMLAMSSIFVLRWKAPGLHRPFRTPGYPLTPLVYLVMTAALAAAAFRQRPAVSAEALASILAGVPVYYMMKRARGRRGPEAGGPTAP encoded by the coding sequence ATGCCCGCCGAGTTCGGTCTGCCGATGGCGACCTTCCTCGTGATCGGCAGCATGGTCGGCGTGGGCGTGCTGACGACGTCCGGGTACACCATGGCGCTCGTCGGCAGCACCCGGTACATGCTGCTGCTCTGGGCGGCCGGGGGGATCGTCGCGATCTGCGGCGCGCTGACGCTCGCGGAGCTGACCGCGGCCCTGCCCCATACGGGGGGGGACTACGTCTACCTGCACCACGCCTACGGGCCGCTCGTCGCGTTCCTGTCGGGGTGGGTCGCGTTCCTGATCGGCTTCTCGGGGCCGTGCGCGGCGGCGGCCTTCGCGTCGGCCAAGTACGTGCTCGCCCCGTTCGCGATCCAGGGGGATCGGGCGGTGCTCGCCCAGCGCACTCTCGCGACCGCCGCGGTCATCGGGTTCGCGACGATCCACGTCTCGGGTCGGCGGCGGACGGCCAGGGTGCAGGGGCTGGTCACGGGACTCAAGGTGAGCCTGCTCGGGCTCCTCGTGACGTGGGGCGTGGCCGCCGGATGGCCGCATCGGTCCAACCTGAACGACCCCCGGCCGGTGGACCTGACGACGGCGGAGGCGATGCTGTTCTCGCTGGTCTACATCTACTACGCCTACACCGGCTGGAATGGGGCGTCCTACCTGGCCGGCGAGATCCGCGAGCCCCGGCGGAACCTGCCCAGGGCGATCCTCGGCGGGACCGGCGGGGTCATGATCCTCTACCTGGGGCTGAACGCGGTCTACGGCCTGGCGGTGACCCCGGCCGAGCTCCGGGCGATGGCGGACGACCCCGGCAACCCGGAGGGCCCGGACGTCGTGGCGCACGTGGCCGAGATCGCGGCGCGGCGGCTCTTCGGGCCGGCCTGGTCCGCCCCGCTGAGCGTCGCGATCGGGCTGATGCTCCTCTCCACGCTGAGCGCCTACCTGCTGGCGGGGCCGCGGGTCGTCTACGCGATGGCGAAGGCCGGCCATTTCCCGGCGATCGCGGCCGGGCTGTCGCCCTCGGCGGGCACGCCCGTCGCGGCGACGGCCCTCCAGGTCGCCGCGGCCCTGGTGCTCCTCTGGACCGGTTCGTTCGAGTGGATCGTCGTGTACGCCAGCGTGGGGCTCTCGCTGTTCTCGATGCTGGCGATGAGCTCCATCTTCGTCCTCCGCTGGAAGGCTCCCGGCCTGCACCGGCCGTTCCGCACCCCGGGATATCCACTGACGCCGCTGGTGTACCTGGTGATGACCGCCGCGCTGGCCGCCGCCGCCTTCCGGCAGCGTCCCGCGGTCTCGGCGGAGGCCCTGGCCAGCATCCTGGCCGGGGTCCCGGTCTACTACATGATGAAGCGTGCCCGCGGCCGACGGGGCCCAGAGGCCGGCGGGCCGACGGCGCCCTGA
- a CDS encoding prenyltransferase/squalene oxidase repeat-containing protein → MASTRRTFLSMGVAGVAGLRIGPRAALGQGGSAPDVLAMVGRAVAFLRSRQAKDGSWSGDRQEPGITALVVTALLRTKRVPPADPAVEKGLAYLEKYVGAKGGLSEAPHSIYTTSVALMAFHEANVGGKYDRVIKGCQDFLKESQFDEGEKKGPKDPQYGGLGYGGDRSRPDLSNTSFMMEALHDSGLPPDDPALQKALLFVSRCQNLKSEFNDQPYADKVNDGGFLYTAGGPASPAGRGGRGGEAGKAKAQDGPARSTAGMTYAGLKSMVYAGLRPDDVRVKAALGYIAKNYTLDENPGGGQRGLYYYYLMFGRAMGALGKKSFTDAEGKEHDWKAELAAALARRQDPSGAWANKDDRFMEGDPNIVTSYALMALAAGQ, encoded by the coding sequence ATGGCGAGCACGCGACGAACGTTCCTCTCAATGGGCGTGGCCGGCGTGGCCGGCCTCCGCATCGGCCCGCGGGCGGCCCTCGGCCAGGGGGGATCCGCCCCCGACGTCCTCGCGATGGTCGGCCGGGCGGTGGCCTTCCTGAGGTCGCGGCAAGCCAAGGACGGGAGTTGGTCGGGCGACCGCCAGGAACCGGGGATCACGGCGCTCGTGGTGACGGCCCTGCTGCGCACGAAGCGGGTCCCGCCGGCCGATCCGGCCGTCGAGAAGGGCCTCGCCTACCTGGAGAAGTACGTCGGCGCGAAGGGCGGGCTCTCCGAGGCCCCGCACTCGATCTACACGACCTCCGTCGCCCTGATGGCCTTCCACGAGGCGAACGTCGGCGGCAAGTATGATCGCGTGATCAAGGGATGCCAGGACTTCCTGAAGGAGTCGCAATTCGACGAGGGGGAGAAGAAGGGCCCGAAGGACCCGCAATATGGCGGCCTCGGCTACGGCGGCGACAGGAGCCGGCCGGACCTGTCCAACACCTCGTTCATGATGGAGGCGCTGCACGACTCCGGACTGCCGCCGGACGACCCCGCCCTGCAGAAGGCACTCCTCTTCGTGTCCCGCTGCCAGAACCTCAAGAGCGAGTTCAACGACCAGCCGTACGCCGACAAGGTGAACGACGGCGGGTTCCTCTACACCGCCGGCGGGCCGGCTTCGCCCGCCGGGCGCGGCGGCCGCGGGGGAGAGGCCGGGAAGGCCAAGGCCCAGGACGGCCCCGCCCGCTCGACGGCCGGCATGACCTACGCGGGCCTCAAGAGCATGGTCTACGCCGGCCTCCGCCCGGACGATGTCCGCGTCAAGGCGGCGCTCGGCTACATCGCCAAGAACTACACACTCGACGAGAACCCCGGGGGCGGCCAGCGCGGGCTGTACTACTATTACCTGATGTTCGGCCGGGCCATGGGCGCGCTCGGCAAGAAGTCCTTCACCGACGCCGAAGGCAAGGAGCACGACTGGAAGGCCGAGCTCGCGGCCGCCCTGGCCAGGCGCCAGGACCCCAGCGGCGCCTGGGCCAACAAGGACGACCGCTTCATGGAGGGCGACCCCAACATCGTCACCTCCTACGCCCTGATGGCCCTGGCCGCCGGGCAGTAG
- a CDS encoding TlpA disulfide reductase family protein: MGIYLLVLTAGLARLPAAADRILNLGDPAPPIAVSKWIKGEEIASFDPGRIYVVEFWATWCAPCRESIPHLTELAHAYRGRGVRFVGVDVWEQDTSKVKPFVDAMGERMDYGVALDRVPDGRDVLGGAMARAWMEAAAEYGIPAAFVVRDGKIAWIGDPMALDGPLAKIVAGDWDPKPLAAERLAARAAEKKKMDVQRRVRDPLRAKDYAGCLGAIREVTAADPTLDGTFDVFKFMCLNRLGRSDEALALGRKMAEASRDDAGTLSFLALTMLDPELDHAPDARLVRFGVEAARRANDLSRGDDIGSLDAYACALYRTGDAPGAIAAVEKAVGLCNARFPSKEHPFHRQLEGHLATFRKAAGKAGTP, from the coding sequence ATGGGAATCTACCTCCTGGTTTTGACGGCGGGCCTCGCGCGGCTGCCCGCCGCCGCGGACAGGATCCTCAACCTGGGCGACCCGGCGCCGCCGATCGCGGTGTCGAAGTGGATCAAGGGGGAGGAGATCGCGTCATTCGATCCGGGACGTATCTACGTGGTCGAGTTCTGGGCGACGTGGTGCGCCCCGTGCCGGGAGAGCATCCCGCACTTGACGGAGCTGGCGCACGCGTACCGGGGCAGGGGAGTCCGGTTCGTCGGCGTGGACGTCTGGGAGCAGGACACCTCCAAGGTGAAGCCCTTCGTGGACGCGATGGGCGAGAGGATGGACTACGGCGTCGCGCTCGACCGGGTCCCCGATGGGCGAGACGTGCTGGGCGGGGCGATGGCGCGGGCCTGGATGGAGGCGGCGGCGGAATACGGCATCCCGGCGGCGTTCGTGGTCCGCGACGGCAAGATCGCCTGGATCGGCGATCCGATGGCGCTGGACGGGCCGCTCGCGAAGATCGTCGCCGGCGACTGGGACCCGAAGCCCCTCGCGGCGGAACGCCTGGCGGCCCGGGCCGCGGAGAAGAAGAAGATGGACGTCCAGCGCAGGGTCCGGGACCCGCTCCGGGCGAAGGACTACGCGGGCTGCCTCGGGGCGATCCGCGAGGTGACCGCCGCGGACCCGACCCTGGACGGCACGTTCGATGTCTTCAAGTTCATGTGCCTCAACCGACTGGGCCGGTCCGACGAGGCCCTCGCCCTGGGGAGGAAGATGGCCGAGGCCTCCCGGGACGACGCCGGCACGCTCTCCTTCCTCGCGCTGACCATGCTCGATCCGGAGCTGGATCATGCCCCCGACGCGCGACTCGTCCGCTTCGGCGTCGAGGCTGCGAGGCGGGCCAATGACCTCTCCCGAGGCGACGACATCGGCAGCCTCGATGCCTACGCCTGTGCCCTCTACCGCACCGGCGATGCCCCGGGTGCCATCGCCGCCGTCGAGAAGGCCGTCGGGCTCTGCAACGCCCGATTCCCCAGCAAGGAGCATCCGTTCCACAGGCAACTGGAGGGCCACCTGGCGACCTTCCGGAAGGCCGCCGGGAAGGCCGGCACGCCGTGA